aatttctactggtgtgatattccagtcgtcccccccaaaaaatgattgaagcggtTAATGGAACTTTTTTGAAATTCTTTAAATAAACTTCTTTCCATTTTCCCCCTCCCCCATACGCATAAAATTCCTTAAGTGTGGCCTCACAGTATGAGCCCGTGTCATGACGCTGACATGCAAAAAGAGGACAGCTACATTCCTGATGATGGCCTCTACAAACACATAGGTCACATATTCCAAAGGCCAGCTGTCAGACTATCTTGTTGAAATGAGCGAGATGGGTCAGACttattgtgtgtgttttttatgcaGCTAAATAATCCCACATGTAACATAGAAATTCTAGCAAGTAAACAGCCACAGTTAATATATACAACGTATATTCAAAATCATTGCACTGTTCTTGGAAAAGCAAAGCTGACCAGATGGTATATGTTAACTGAAAACAGATTTATAGCATTGGgcgcaaaaatgaaaaacagtACTAAAATCCTTTTCTCTGCTGTAGGACCGAGGATCTGCTAGAGATCAGCCGAGCATGTTCACAGTTTAAGGATGTTTCTTTCTGTTACTTCACCAGCTAGAAGACTATAGTTGGATCCAGGATTGAAATCTAGAGGTGGCAGTAAAATAGTATTTTGTAGTGTACACCACATAAGTGAAAGATACAAAGGAAATAAAAAAGTATAGTGCTTCATAAAGTGTTCTTAAAGGAAAACACCCCGCAAACTAGAGTAAGTGGTGCACAGTGGATGTGACACTGAGTTctattatgtaatttttatctttataCTCATTTGCATTCCAAcactgtgctcccacaaaccagcagttaAATGCGTCCAGAGGACTCCTCCTTCAGTCCTCTCTATTCTTTACATAAGTTTGGGAGTCCTCTCGATGTATTTACTGCGAGTTTGTGGGGTCACAACGTCGGAATGCAAGCaaatatgaagataaaaattatatCATTGGACTTAACATCATTGACACTATACATTGTTTACTCTAGTTTGGGGTGTATTTCTGCACCGACAGATTTCCTTTAGGAACACTTACATGTACTGCACTATACTGCGCTACTCAAAATGCAATTTGCAACTGTGTTCAGATTCCCAATCCCACTGTATTTGCTGTCCACAACAATggcatatttatttattacaatGCTAACAACACAGCAGCTAGTATCCCTCTACATGTTTTGCCACCATAGGGAtacaaggggcaagggatacaaATGGTATGGGATACAAGGGGTAAGAGATACAAGCAAGAACTTTCCCCAGGAGATTCCTTCTACTGTACATTCACTACTGTCCAAACATTACATTGGATGATATATCTTGTTGTTTGTGCTGCCATGACATGATTTTATACTGAAGTAAAATAAAGCCTTGAGGATTTAAATTGGACCAGTGTTGGAGCTTACTTCCCTACATCTCTAGTTATGATAAAAACAACAGATCTGATCATTTATCTTATTGAATCCTTCTTTGCCATGGCATCTTCCATCATGGAAAGAGTTATAAGTTGGAGAATTCtgattcagcaattttttttttttggaacaagATTGTATTTATTAAAGCTTCACACAGTCTGGGTTTAACCGCTGGTCTGCTTGGCTGCCAATCTTTTATCTCTCTCCTCAGCAATGGTTAGACGAATACCCTTTCCACGTGGCAATGAAATCCAGGGCTTGTTACCTTTGCCAATGACGAAAATATTGGACAGCCTGGTGGCAAAGCTGTTTCCATTAGCATCCTTGACATGAACAACATGAAAGGAACCTGGGTGCCTCTCCCTGTTGGTGATGACACCTATTCGGCCCAAGTTACCACCTCCAGTTACCATGCAGAGGTTACTAGTATCAAACTTGATAAAGTCTGTAATCTTGCCAGTTTCCAGGTCAATCTGAACAGTGTCATTGACCTTGATGAGGGGGTCAGGATAACGGATTGTGCGGGCATCATGGGTTACCAAGTGAGGGATTCTTTTTGTACCCACCCAGGTCTTCCTCACCTTGCAAagcttgtactttgcctcttcaGCTGTGATTCTGTGCACCGCAAATCTCCCTTTGGTGTCATATACCAGACGGAAGTGCTCACCAGTCTTGTCAATGCTGATGACATCCATGAATCCAGCAGGGTATGTAATGTCTGTGCGGACCTTGCCATCAATCTTAATGAAGCGCTGCATACAAATCTTCTTCACCTCATCTCCGGTCAGAGCATACTTCAGCCTGTTTCTTAGGAAGATGATGAGAGGCAAACACTCCCTAAGCTTGTGAGGACCAGTGGATGGACGTGGCGCAAAGACACCAGTCAGCTTATCCAGCATCCAGTGCTTGGGGGCTGCAACACGCTTCAAATGCTTCTTGGGTCCACGAGCCATGGCTGGGAATAGAAAGTCGGGAATAGAAAAGCTCTGATTCAGCAATTTTGTCTGAGCGTTCATTTACGCTCCACAGCAAAAAACATCCTGTTGTCATCAAAGATTGGTGAAACCGCTATCCTGGGCCCAATTTGCCATAATATTACTATGCATGATGATCTGTTTTCCATTTAGGCAACCTATGAATGCTTATACAATTTTGAGGCTTGTCCAATTCATGGGTTGTATCATGACTGGCGTGCCGAACACATACgcgacgcaaagggagggaaatgggaagaccctgtccaagggagagagaaaggtggtgacccctaactcaccttgaggctggcacctgactgccctgacgtccctagacgggttcctcacccgtacgccgatcacgtgcctaaaccctggctttccctaagatgagccctaggtagtgaagaTAGTGGgtagtgggatcactagtccacaacactaacactaaaggaaaacaccaaggagaggacagacaatacagacaaaacatataatcccaggtgggcgacaatagcggacaacaaaagcccaacagggatccggagggtaacacacTGGatcaacaaccaggaatcacagctacacagctccagtgggtcagtataaaagtccaggcaggaagctctatatctggcaaccagagaagtgggagagtgGAATATAAGTAGGTTGGGAGTgctagacaagaaacagctgaggagaagaagctacggatccctgagtgagccaaaaaggattgcaagacAAATcaagaaagctaccattaagaaacagtactatctttagacatagagcgcgcagccaccagctgcgacttcctgaccccgggtataacagagtcagacgtggctcttgacaccctcatgacaggTTGGTGTCACAGACTCTATGGCTAAACAGTAGGGGCCATCAGCCATACCAATATCTCCAGGCTGAGATCCCTCCACTTATTTCATAGGAGATTTCACTGCCTGGATGGAAGAATTTTGTTTATGGGGAGAATAGCTGTTGGATCATTGGGTAAAAATTCAAGATAGAATCAAGATTAAGGG
This portion of the Bufo gargarizans isolate SCDJY-AF-19 chromosome 1, ASM1485885v1, whole genome shotgun sequence genome encodes:
- the LOC122939007 gene encoding 40S ribosomal protein S4-like encodes the protein MARGPKKHLKRVAAPKHWMLDKLTGVFAPRPSTGPHKLRECLPLIIFLRNRLKYALTGDEVKKICMQRFIKIDGKVRTDITYPAGFMDVISIDKTGEHFRLVYDTKGRFAVHRITAEEAKYKLCKVRKTWVGTKRIPHLVTHDARTIRYPDPLIKVNDTVQIDLETGKITDFIKFDTSNLCMVTGGGNLGRIGVITNRERHPGSFHVVHVKDANGNSFATRLSNIFVIGKGNKPWISLPRGKGIRLTIAEERDKRLAAKQTSG